The DNA sequence TATACATCTGTTATCACTTGATGCATCTGCTAACCCTTTctctgcgccttttttttttttttttttttttttttgccctgatgCCTCActacaagacttttttttttttttttttctttatttctcttttctgcaggATTGGTAATCTTCTTGTTCCAAATAATAATTACTGTCTGTTTGAGGACTGGGTCACCCCAATACTGGACCAGATGGTGCTAGAACAAGACACCGAGGTGAGGGAATATGTGAGAACTacgtaatacatttttatttgtgtGCTATACACAAACCGCAATGATTTTCATTTCTCCCACTGCAGGGGACTAAGTGGACACCATCAAAGATGATTGCTCGTCTAGGAAAAGAAATTAATCACCCAGACTCTGTATATTACTGGGCGTATAAGGTAAGTACTCATGATCACACATACAGAAGGACCTATATGACATGGAGTCTGTCCTTGCCATCACAGGGTGACACAGAAAGGAGGACCTGTATGACATGGCATCAATCCCTTCCCTCACACAGTGACAGAAGAGGAGCTATGAGGCCTGTCCCTCCCATCACAGGGTGACGTAGGAGGAGCTATGAGACACAGGTTCTGGCAGTCAttgtttttcctctctctctctttgacAGAACAATATCCCTGTGTACAGTCCGGCACTGACAGATGGCTCTTTGGGTGATATGCTTTATTTCCACTCATACAAGAATGCTGGCTTAAAGCTGGACATTATAGAAGGTACACACATAGTCTTCTTTTAATAGACTAGAatatttattcataaatgtatgCTATAGTTTCTTTGCATTATCTGCTCCATTGAGAAACATAATTATTCTAAGACAGCACCAGGAGTTTCagtgttgtatgtgtgtgtgtgtatgtatgtatgtatgttatgtatgtatatattctcTATACACACACGCTTGTATATATTTTACATTAAACAAAACTAATTATtacatttacacttttttttttttgctggcaaagaGTCTCATAATACATGTTTATGGGAACGGCTGTTATGGTCCTCTGTAGAAACGCCAACCCTTTCCACAGATCTGGATCTTTCAGTTGCTATCTCCAATGTCTTATCCTTGTTCTGATCTATGTTTGTAACATTGCATGCATACTAATATACTCTGTATTTTCTGTTGCCATTCTGCGGGTTCCCCTTTTGATCTTGTGATTGTTCATTGTGATTCCTGTGAAAAACGCGCAAAAAgagagaaaacggaaaattgaatactcgcctttctgtaatttttctttcctggtgcctacccatggcaacataccaatggttggttgctccgcccctgaccaacccacaggaccacttaactctatataaaaaaaattaaggagACCCGCACCAAAGCTGCCCAAGAGGAGGCCATTCCCCACGTTGAGTGTGCATTGACTGCATGTGGGACTGGAAGACCGCTAGCCCGATTGTAACCTTTTGGATTAGTCTCAAGATCCAGCTAGCCAAGGTCATTTTGGATGCTGACATTCCTTTTTTTGCGCCCTTTGGACTAATGAATAGATTTTGCTCTTTGCGGAACTGCTGTGTCAGCTCCAAATAGTGCCTCAAGGACCTAGCTACATCCAATTCGTGCAGCTTTAAAGGGGTTGGATCCTCTCCGAAGGCTGGAAGAACCCATTCTTGGTTGAGATGGTAGACTGAAGGCACCTTGGGAATGAACTCGTGAATGGGCTACAAAACCACCCTGTCTGGGGGCGAAaaaaggtaatgtagggttcttgcGTTCCTAGCGCTTGGATCTCCGACGCTCTGCGACCTGATGTGATGGTGATCAGGAAGACAGCTTTCAAGGTAATATCTACCAAAGTGCATTCTTCCGTGGGTGCAAAAGGTGGGTTTGTTAGGGCATTAAGTACAACGGTTAAGTCCCATTTTGGGTATAGCGatttcctgggaggtcgcaatcttAGGACTCCCTTTAAAGAAGCGCTCTACAAGAGGGTTCAATGCCCACTGTGTGTCCGTTAGAGCTGACACCTGGACTTTTAGTgtgttcaggcccaaacctaagtccattCCAATCTGTAAAAATAGTAGCACATTCTGGACTCTGGGTTCCAGAGAATTGAAATGGTTGACCTCTGCCAGTTCCGTTAACTTTCTCCATACTCTGTAGTAGGTGGAGTTAGTGGATGATTTCCTTGCCTGTAATAATGTTTGGATAACACTATGCGAACATCCTAATTTGCCCAACCTCTCCCGCTCAACTTCCAGGCCCTTAAGTCTAGGATCTCCGGATTTGGGTGAAAGAAATCATACTGAAACAGGAGGTTGTCAACGCATGGAAAGGGTAGTGGTTTGCACAGGGCCAGCTTGACTAGGAGggtgaaccacggtctctttggCCAGTATGGACTGACCGCCAGAATCATGGCCCTTTCTGCTGTTAGGCGTTGGAGAAATCTCAGGGGTCAGAGGAAATGCATATCCCCTCTGAAAGTCCCATGGCTGGACTAGGGCATCTATCTTTGCTGACTTTGGAGATGGGAATCTTGTGAAAAGCAGAGGCATCTTTGCGTTGAGTGGGGAGGCAAAAAGGTCTATCtggggagtgccccattgctggcataTCCAGTGGAAGACCAGAAGGTTCATAGACCATTCGTTGTTGCTGAATGATCTTGAAAGATGATCGGCCAATTGATTTTCAGGGCCTGGAATATAGGAGGCCCGTAGATTGACTAAATTCTTCTTGGCCCATGTTAGAATGGGGGCTACTTCGCTGGCTAGGGATCTGCTGTGTGCCGTCAGGCCACTCCCGGCCTGTTGTCCATCTGAAGCAGTATGGACTTGCCTGTGTGAAAAATGGCCAGATGCAATATTGCCATCCATGCTGCCCTTAGCTCTAAGATTTTTGATACTACTTCTTCCAAATCGAATTGCCATCTCCTTTTGTACTAACTGGTTTTTGTAGtgtgaccacacacacacacacacacacacacacacacacacacacacacacacacacacacacacacacacacacacacacccaaccgACTTGCGTCTGACGTAAGAATGGTCCACAAGATGGGTCCAAGGGAGCAGGGAaccagaaggttggatggtctcgtccaccaccagaggctggacTTCATTGTAAGAGTGATCAGTATCCTCCTGCCCCAGGTGATTCTTCCTCCACTGTACAAGGAAACCCAAATGGAATCCTTGTAAATGCCACCTGGCCCATTTTACTATTGGTATGCATGATGAAAAGGATCCTAGGAGACTCGCACAGTCTGATGCTGACATGGAACAGCTTGCCAATGCCCTCttcactttccctatcaatatAGGGATCTTTTCTGATGGGAACGAAACTGCTTTCTCTGGGTTTTGAATAATGTTCCCAGATATGTCATTTTCTGCGTAGATGTGAGCTGACTTTGAGTAATTGATCAGCCACCTGAACTTTATCAATGTGTCCAGGACCATTCGTACATGCATTACCAGGATCTCTTTGTGCTGGGATAGAATCAGAATATTTCCAAAAAATGCAGAACCCGTATCCCTTTCTCCCGGAGGGGAGCTAAGATTGCCACTAGTATCTTGGTGCCGTTGAGATTCCAAAGGCAAGGCATTGAAACTGGAGATGCAAGTTGCCTATTTTGAACCGAAGAAACGGCTGGAACTGAAACTGGATAGGTATGTGAAGATATGTGTCTtggaggtctatagagaccatccaatttCCTGGTTGTACCGATTAATATTACTGTGTTTAGGGACTCCATCTTGAAGTGCTCCACACGAATGTACCTGTTCAGCCTTTTCAGGTCCAGCACGGGCCTCCAGCCCCTCGACTTCTGGGGAATAGAACCCGGAGTGATTTTCTGAATCTGGAACTAGTACTACTGCCTGTTGGTAAAGAAGAATTTGAATATATTGAAGGGCCTCCTTCTCCCTGGAGGTCGGGATTTTGGTGGGCTGGAAGGAAAAGGGTGGAGGGCGGCTTCTGAACTTCCAGAAATGTCCTTGAAGGACCGTGGAGACTGCCCACTGATCCATTCAActttccacccaaacctgggcaaacGACCTGAGTCGAGCTCCTACTGGGCCAGTTTAAGTGGAtagggagtcaaaaagacttctggctcTCAACCGTGGATGTTGAGGCCTTAGGTTTTCCCATTTTCAGAAAAGTGGCCTGTGAGCctttccagcctcttctgtacttcCTACCTGAACGGTATGCCCTGGAATCCTTTGCTCTCTGTTGGACAACTGGGTGTGCTGCAAATCTcttcctcctacccccccccccccccccccccgaaactctGTTAATTGCTGTATCCATTTTATCGCCAAACAGAGATTTCCGAACATTTGGAATGCGACACCAAGATTGTTTCGACGTTGGgtctgccgaccatggttttagccataaCGCTTTTCTGGCTGTGACTGAGTATAGCATAGCCCTGGAGGAACATTTTAGGACATCAATggccgcttctgctatgaaatctgaggccaactTCAATTCATCCAGTGCCTTGATGATTTCATCTGAGCCTATGCCTTGTCTGAGGGCTGTCTCAATATTATCTGACCACACTCCGGTAGCCCTAGAAATCAAGGTCAGAGCCACCGCTGGTttgcatgctcctcctgctgcttgATAGGTTTTCTTCAAATCGGAGTCCATACTTTGGTCAAGGACATCCCTGAAGGAAACTGCGTCTTCTAATGGTAGCGTCGTGTTTCTGGCTAACCTCACGATTGATGCGTCCACAGCTGGCACGGAGTTGAAAAGCTGAGCATCTGCCTCCGCCAGTGGCTATAGCTTAAGAATGCGATTTGTAGGGGATGGGCCTCTTGTCCACCTTCCGCCACTCATCCGTAACCACCTCCTTGATCTCCTCCATTAAGGGGAAGGCTAATAATTTCTTCTTTAGGTGAGGAAAATATCAGTTTTTAGATGGAGGCTCCGGATCAGCTTCCCATTGAATTGCGTCCTTAACTGAGACAATAAATGGTTTGACTAGAGCGAAGTCAAATGCtgaagcttccttttttttttttttttttttttttttttttttcttctactgctTCTGTCTCGTCTTCAGAATTGGCTTCTGGTTCAGGTTGATGAGTGGGTATATCTACTACTCTTTCGCCTGTGGGTGGGGTTACTTGGTCTTGGGATAAGGCTAACTCCTGGATTGAATCCTTATTCAGATTCTTAATTGATTCCATGGAGTCCTGCTTGTCTTTCCCTGTCTCCTGTGGCTTCTAGGAGGCACTGACCACATACCAATTTTTTGGGGAGGGCTTGTTTTCCACACACCCAACATGCCTTATTTCCTGGATGTGCAGGCCTGCGCTGGGAATCGTGCCTACTTGAGATATGCTGGGGTGACCTCTGaccactgcgggaggcatgagtAGAGGATGACTGTGACTGACCAGAGAGCTTCTATGCCTGACCCCCCCCTTCCTATCTGGAGAATTTCTGCGGGATGATCCGTGGTGTAGGCTACAGTCAAACAGAAACAAAGGTGTTTTAACCTGCCTGAGATGCTCTTTTGAAAAAGGAACTTACCTGACtattgcagcccttacctagtggtatgttaaAGATCTTTTTGATGCGGCACCAGGCTACTAGGGGCAGCTGGGAATAAGGAAAAAATTAAGACAACTTTAATGTAgaaagtgagtgtgtgtgtgtgtgtgagtgtgtgtgtgtgtgtgtgagtgtgtgtgtgagtgtgtgtgtgtgagtgtgtgtgagtgtgtgtgagtgtgtgtgtgagtgtgtgtgtgagtgtgtgtgtgagtgtgtgtgtgtgtgtgtgtgtgtgtgtgtgtttgttttttgtgtttttttttttttttttttttttgtatgtagtcCTGTGGGTCGGTCGGGGgatggagcaaccaaccattggtatgcttcTATGGAGGCACCAGAAAAAAGCTGATATAGGTATccctctattttattttttttccccatccagaTATCCGCAGGCTGAATTCCTCTGTGGTCTTTGCCAAGAAGACAGGAATGCTTATTTTGGGAGGAGGATTAGTTAAACACCACATTTGCAATGCCAATCTCATGGTAAGAAGGTGGAGACCTCAAGTCACTGTGATCTCTctgccagcagcagtgtgtgtgtgtgtgtgtgtgtgtgtgtatgtatgtatgtatgtatgtatgtatgtatatatatatgtgtgtgtgtgtgtgtgtgtgtgtgtgtgtgtgtgtatacatacatacatacctctTAAAGAACCCGTTGCCCTCCATTTCTTGGCATGCTGGGTGTTGTCTGTACCCCTGTGTGTTATGTACGGAGGTAGAGGATACCCGGTGCTATGTCTTCGGTGCCAGCTCTTCTATGAGCTGGTTCTATCCTCAATCACTGGGACAAGTGACATCTATGCATGAAACACTTTCTGTAGGCAGCAAAAGACAATCCCTGATCTTTCAAGAAGTTCCTCAGCTTTTGCTGCCTCTGGTTTAGGGCGACAGGACCTTGAATAGCAATTCATGCAGCTTCTCTGTTTTGAGAAGCCTGGCAGTGCAATGTAAAATAAAGTTACCCTCACTACTTCTAGCAGCGCTGAGAGCAGGAAGTGAGGCAGAcattttaaagtgatttgtaaagggaaactttaaaaataaataacaaatctgtcatacttacctgctctgtgcagtggttttgcacactgccgtcccgatcctccttttctccgGTCCCCTGCTGGCGGTCTGGGCCCCTCCCCTGAGTTCTAGTAATTTCTCTACACCCTAGTATAGTTCTACTTTTAACACCACCTCCAAGGTGTACAAACATGTTAAAtgctatttagaaaaaaaaaaaaaaaatctaccttccCTACCCTCCCTCCTTCACTCCTCCATCATAAACTTATAATGATGAACAAGCCTTGTACAAATCCTTTTTGCCACCCTTGCTCTTTTGCTGCAGCGGAACGGTGCAGATTATGCCGTGTTCATCAACACAGCTCAGGAATTTGATGGTTCGGACGCTGGTGCCAGACCCGATGAGGCAGTATCGTGGGGGAAGATTCGTATGGATGCCAACCCCGTCAAGGTTTGTGAATTTCTGTATTCCATCATAAAACCAAATTCCTGAAACTGGCACCACTCTGACCAAAT is a window from the Aquarana catesbeiana isolate 2022-GZ linkage group LG03, ASM4218655v1, whole genome shotgun sequence genome containing:
- the DHPS gene encoding deoxyhypusine synthase isoform X3, coding for MFSGITRLSTWGEIETKLSSPGGCVILLGYTSNLISSGVREIIRYLAEHSMVDIIVTTAGGIEEDLIKCLAPTYLGDFSLKGADLRPKGINRIGNLLVPNNNYCLFEDWVTPILDQMVLEQDTEGTKWTPSKMIARLGKEINHPDSVYYWAYKNNIPVYSPALTDGSLGDMLYFHSYKNAGLKLDIIEDIRRLNSSVVFAKKTGMLILGGGLVKHHICNANLMRNGADYAVFINTAQEFDGSDAGARPDEAVSWGKIRMDANPVKVYADATLVFPLLVAQTFAQRHTDFTNKQKDQDP